From a region of the Halolamina sp. CBA1230 genome:
- a CDS encoding amidohydrolase, translating to MSKQALFDDVADDADWLTELSTRLWENPELSLQEHDSAAALQDALREEGFTVESGVAGIDTAFVARYGDDDPVVGTMGEFDALPGMSQRATAEREPVEAGAPGHGCGHNLFGVGSLAGAIAVKRAIERGEVEGSVVYLGTPAEEIGAGKVFMIQAGAFDDVDAVITWHPDWFNAPNEGSTLAMDAFDVRFVGESAHAAKHPEAGRSALDGVQLLGTGIEYMREHVPDPVRIHYVVTDGGEAANIVPEEAAMEVMVRAPDRAAVERVSDRVRDAAEGAALMSGTDADVTQTTGMYGVLPNGTLADSIRENMAAAEFPLSAEQESFAADLKATIDDPSYSALPPEYHDEAADATMLTGPLDAPDEGETAAYSTDTGDVSWNVPLGRFRAATWPTGTSPHSWQAVAAGKDLGTAGMLFAGKVVAGSLYDLLSDEELLAAARAEFEQRRGDREYESPLPRDADPSDLADQ from the coding sequence GTGAGCAAACAGGCGCTGTTCGACGACGTCGCCGACGACGCCGACTGGCTGACCGAGCTCTCGACGCGGCTCTGGGAGAACCCCGAGCTCTCGCTGCAGGAGCACGACTCCGCAGCAGCGCTGCAGGACGCGCTCCGCGAGGAAGGGTTCACCGTCGAGTCCGGCGTCGCCGGCATCGACACCGCGTTCGTCGCGCGCTACGGCGACGACGACCCCGTCGTGGGGACGATGGGGGAGTTCGACGCGCTGCCGGGGATGAGCCAGCGGGCGACAGCCGAGCGCGAACCGGTCGAGGCGGGCGCCCCCGGCCACGGCTGCGGGCACAACCTCTTCGGCGTCGGCAGCCTCGCGGGTGCGATCGCGGTCAAGCGCGCCATCGAACGCGGCGAGGTCGAGGGGTCGGTCGTCTACCTCGGCACGCCCGCCGAGGAGATCGGCGCCGGCAAGGTGTTCATGATCCAGGCCGGCGCGTTCGACGACGTGGACGCCGTGATCACGTGGCACCCCGACTGGTTCAACGCACCCAACGAGGGCTCCACGCTCGCGATGGACGCCTTCGACGTGCGGTTCGTGGGTGAGAGCGCCCACGCAGCGAAACATCCGGAGGCGGGCCGGAGCGCGCTCGACGGGGTCCAGCTGCTCGGCACCGGGATCGAGTACATGCGCGAGCACGTCCCGGACCCGGTCCGGATCCACTACGTCGTCACCGACGGCGGGGAAGCCGCGAACATCGTCCCCGAGGAAGCGGCGATGGAGGTGATGGTCCGAGCGCCCGACCGCGCGGCCGTCGAGCGGGTGTCCGATCGCGTGCGCGACGCCGCCGAGGGGGCGGCGCTGATGTCCGGCACCGACGCCGACGTGACCCAGACCACCGGGATGTACGGCGTCCTCCCGAACGGCACGCTCGCGGACTCGATCCGCGAGAACATGGCCGCCGCGGAGTTCCCGCTCTCCGCGGAGCAGGAGTCGTTCGCGGCCGATCTGAAGGCGACGATCGACGACCCGTCCTACTCGGCCCTCCCCCCGGAGTACCACGACGAGGCCGCCGACGCGACGATGCTGACCGGCCCCCTCGACGCGCCCGACGAGGGGGAGACCGCCGCCTACTCCACCGACACGGGCGACGTGTCCTGGAACGTCCCGCTCGGGCGGTTCCGCGCGGCGACGTGGCCGACGGGCACGTCACCCCACTCCTGGCAGGCCGTCGCGGCCGGGAAGGATCTCGGCACCGCGGGGATGCTGTTCGCGGGGAAGGTCGTCGCGGGGTCGCTGTACGACCTGCTGTCCGACGAGGAGCTGCTCGCGGCGGCCCGCGCGGAGTTCGAGCAGCGCAGGGGCGACCGTGAGTACGAGTCGCCGCTGCCCCGTGACGCCGATCCGTCCGATCTGGCCGATCAGTGA
- a CDS encoding DUF2171 domain-containing protein, whose protein sequence is MQHFTQEHANMPVVDARGERLGRVAGVEDGEARLEPASGVESRMEAAAAADEDALAIEPEQVVEVTDDHVRVELGDEE, encoded by the coding sequence ATGCAGCACTTCACGCAGGAGCACGCGAACATGCCCGTCGTGGACGCGCGTGGCGAACGACTCGGCCGGGTCGCCGGCGTCGAGGACGGCGAAGCCCGCCTCGAACCGGCGAGCGGTGTCGAGTCACGGATGGAGGCGGCCGCCGCAGCCGACGAGGACGCGCTGGCGATCGAGCCCGAACAGGTCGTCGAGGTCACCGACGACCACGTCCGGGTCGAACTCGGCGACGAGGAGTGA
- a CDS encoding GYD domain-containing protein, which yields MGTYMALVDVTDETVQNVQDLATVWGDLTGDIEALGGELIDAYAILGEHDYLVIFEADGRDEAFQTSVSIERYGLDTQTMEIIPVEDLGELVQDI from the coding sequence ATGGGTACGTACATGGCGCTGGTCGACGTGACCGACGAGACGGTCCAGAACGTGCAGGATCTCGCCACCGTCTGGGGCGACCTCACCGGCGACATCGAGGCGCTGGGCGGCGAGCTGATCGACGCCTACGCGATCCTGGGCGAGCACGACTACCTCGTCATCTTCGAGGCCGACGGGCGCGACGAGGCGTTCCAGACCTCGGTCTCGATCGAACGCTACGGGCTCGACACCCAGACGATGGAGATCATCCCTGTCGAGGATCTCGGCGAGCTCGTTCAGGATATCTGA
- a CDS encoding S-adenosyl-l-methionine hydroxide adenosyltransferase family protein, giving the protein MITLASDFGTPYPAAMKGVILRQCDARLVDIAHDFPRQDVRAAAFWLGEVLPEFPPATHLVVVDPGVGTDRAAIVVEAGGHRIVAPDNGVALPAAREIAARADDDPEIRVYEIAYEDSSTASNTFHGRDVFAPAAARVHEVESVADADRVAPTDEWVDLSFPDPEIRDDGATGEVLVVDGFGNTITNIPGHVLDDHESVTVNGESAPVRDAYAEMESGERLVTVGSHGNVELAVNQGRGDDAFGLGVGDDVSLRW; this is encoded by the coding sequence ATGATCACGCTCGCCTCCGACTTCGGCACGCCGTACCCCGCGGCGATGAAGGGCGTCATCCTCCGGCAGTGCGATGCGCGACTGGTCGATATCGCCCACGACTTCCCCCGGCAGGACGTCCGGGCGGCGGCGTTCTGGCTCGGGGAGGTGCTCCCGGAGTTCCCGCCCGCCACTCATCTCGTCGTCGTCGACCCCGGGGTCGGCACCGACCGAGCAGCGATCGTCGTCGAGGCCGGCGGCCACCGCATCGTCGCGCCGGACAACGGCGTCGCGCTCCCGGCGGCCCGCGAGATCGCGGCGCGGGCAGACGACGATCCCGAGATCCGCGTCTACGAGATCGCGTACGAGGACAGTTCGACCGCGAGCAACACGTTCCACGGTCGGGACGTGTTCGCGCCCGCCGCCGCACGGGTCCACGAGGTCGAGTCGGTCGCCGACGCCGACCGCGTCGCGCCGACCGACGAGTGGGTCGACCTCTCCTTCCCCGATCCGGAGATCCGTGACGACGGCGCGACCGGCGAGGTGCTGGTCGTCGACGGCTTCGGGAACACGATCACCAATATCCCGGGTCACGTGCTCGACGACCACGAGTCGGTGACGGTGAACGGCGAGTCCGCGCCCGTTCGGGACGCCTACGCCGAGATGGAGTCGGGCGAGCGTCTCGTCACCGTCGGCAGCCACGGCAACGTCGAACTGGCGGTGAACCAGGGTCGTGGCGACGACGCGTTCGGTCTCGGGGTCGGCGACGACGTGTCGCTCCGTTGGTGA
- a CDS encoding ABC transporter ATP-binding protein, which produces MVAIELDGVRKAFDDTVALRDVSLSVEEGEFFTLVGPSGCGKTTTLRTIAGLSSPTEGTVRFDGEDVSDVPVEDRNVGVVFQSYALFPHMTVAENVRYGLRFTDPPRGLTPDERVEELLELVDLPGMGDRDPDELSGGQQQRVALARALAPEPDVLLLDEPMSALDARLRERLRREIKRIQGELGVTTIYVTHDQEEALAVSDRLAVMHDGGVEQVGTPVEVYERPATEFVASFVGENNVFSGSVTDRDGDELTVAVDAGDRSFRVAVDDAATVDGDRVTFCVRPTKLSPDAGTNRFPVALGTAEYLGGTTRLYGEWSGTDIVLRLPEPPADDSIEVGFAPEDATVL; this is translated from the coding sequence GTGGTCGCCATCGAACTCGACGGCGTCCGGAAGGCGTTCGACGACACGGTCGCGCTCCGGGACGTGTCGCTGTCGGTCGAGGAGGGGGAGTTCTTCACGCTGGTCGGTCCCTCCGGTTGTGGGAAGACGACGACGCTGCGGACCATCGCCGGCCTCTCTTCGCCCACCGAGGGGACCGTCCGCTTCGACGGCGAGGACGTGAGCGACGTCCCCGTCGAGGACCGCAACGTCGGCGTCGTGTTCCAGAGCTACGCGCTGTTCCCGCATATGACCGTCGCGGAGAACGTCCGCTACGGCCTGCGGTTCACGGACCCGCCGCGGGGGCTGACCCCCGACGAGCGCGTGGAGGAACTGCTCGAGTTGGTCGACCTGCCGGGGATGGGTGACCGCGACCCGGACGAACTCTCCGGCGGGCAGCAGCAGCGCGTCGCGCTCGCCCGCGCGCTCGCCCCCGAGCCGGACGTGCTGCTGCTCGACGAGCCGATGAGCGCGCTCGACGCCCGGCTCCGGGAACGGCTCCGCCGCGAGATCAAGCGCATCCAGGGGGAGCTCGGCGTGACAACGATCTACGTCACCCACGACCAGGAGGAGGCGCTGGCGGTGTCGGACCGCCTCGCCGTCATGCACGACGGCGGCGTCGAGCAGGTCGGCACGCCGGTCGAGGTGTACGAACGGCCCGCGACGGAGTTCGTCGCCTCGTTCGTCGGCGAGAACAACGTGTTCTCGGGCAGCGTGACCGACCGCGACGGCGACGAACTGACCGTCGCCGTCGACGCCGGGGACCGCAGCTTCCGCGTCGCCGTCGACGACGCTGCGACCGTCGATGGCGACCGAGTGACGTTCTGTGTCCGCCCCACGAAGCTCTCGCCCGACGCCGGGACGAACCGCTTCCCGGTCGCGCTCGGGACGGCGGAGTATCTCGGCGGGACGACCCGGCTGTACGGCGAGTGGAGCGGGACCGACATCGTGCTCCGACTGCCCGAACCGCCCGCGGACGACTCGATCGAGGTCGGGTTCGCGCCCGAAGATGCCACTGTCCTCTGA
- a CDS encoding iron ABC transporter permease produces MSSTIRQRVEAVALPLAGLITLLLLTLLFYYPVGRVLSEAVWRDGAATAEPIAEVLTDPFFFGVLAQAAENPAVLWRSFEPHVLRLSLPLTDLGIAVTYPFPDYRLGLFGFTAYQALLSTLASVALGLPGAYVLARFEFPGRRTIRSLTAVPFVMPSIMVAIGFIATFGRNGVVNTVLTGIGLQPIQVLYTLPVIVLAHAFYNAPLVARVTATAWESVDAGTAETARSLGASPRRAFFDVVLPQLLPAILTGALLTFIFSFMSFAIVLALGGLSLATVEVWVYQRVSQLDYETASALATLEMLFSLLLTYAYLRYEARQRAESAARPPERKPLFGRLNADRLAVWGYVAVVAVVFVTPMASMVIASLTGPDGFTLAYYRFLIERQTTGAAFQIKPLTAIVNSLLYGAGTLALAVPMGVLLAVVSTREFPGSKLIDTLSMAPFAVSGVVVGIGLLQGLVFGTTLFGYRFTVTGAVAVVAAHAVAAYPFVTRNVAPLLATIDRSIVESARTLGASRTRVLLDIELPQVFAGVLAGAAFAFAISVGEFDSTVILASGSSAYTMPVAIERFLGRRLGPATAMGCVLLVVTAVSFLVIDYFGEGRGM; encoded by the coding sequence ATGAGTTCGACCATCAGGCAGCGCGTCGAGGCCGTCGCGCTCCCGCTGGCCGGGCTGATCACCCTGCTCCTGCTGACGCTTTTGTTCTACTACCCGGTGGGTCGGGTGCTCTCCGAGGCGGTCTGGCGCGACGGTGCGGCCACCGCCGAACCGATCGCTGAGGTGCTCACCGACCCCTTTTTCTTCGGCGTGCTCGCACAGGCCGCCGAGAACCCTGCGGTGCTGTGGCGGAGTTTCGAGCCACACGTCCTCCGCCTTTCGCTCCCACTGACGGATCTCGGGATCGCGGTCACCTACCCGTTCCCGGACTACCGGCTGGGGCTGTTCGGGTTCACGGCGTACCAGGCGCTGCTGTCGACGCTGGCGAGCGTCGCGCTCGGGCTGCCGGGCGCGTACGTGCTCGCGCGGTTCGAGTTCCCCGGCCGGCGGACGATCCGGTCGCTGACCGCGGTGCCGTTCGTGATGCCGTCGATCATGGTCGCGATCGGCTTCATCGCGACGTTCGGCCGCAACGGCGTCGTCAACACGGTGCTGACCGGGATCGGGCTCCAGCCGATCCAGGTGCTGTACACGCTGCCGGTGATCGTGCTCGCCCACGCGTTCTACAACGCGCCGCTGGTGGCGCGAGTGACGGCGACAGCGTGGGAGAGCGTCGACGCCGGCACCGCCGAGACCGCCCGAAGTCTCGGCGCCTCGCCGCGCCGGGCCTTTTTCGACGTCGTGCTCCCCCAACTCCTGCCGGCGATCCTCACAGGCGCGCTGCTGACGTTCATCTTCTCGTTCATGTCGTTCGCTATCGTGCTCGCGCTGGGCGGGCTCTCGCTGGCGACGGTCGAGGTCTGGGTGTACCAGCGCGTCTCCCAGCTCGACTACGAGACGGCGTCGGCGCTGGCGACGCTCGAGATGCTGTTCTCGCTGCTTTTGACCTACGCGTACCTCCGGTACGAGGCGCGCCAGCGTGCCGAGAGCGCCGCCCGGCCGCCCGAACGGAAACCGCTGTTCGGCCGGCTGAACGCCGACCGGCTGGCGGTCTGGGGGTACGTCGCCGTCGTGGCGGTCGTGTTCGTGACGCCGATGGCGAGCATGGTGATCGCGAGCCTGACCGGCCCGGACGGGTTCACGCTCGCGTACTACCGGTTCTTGATCGAGCGTCAGACGACGGGCGCGGCGTTCCAGATCAAGCCGCTGACGGCGATCGTGAACTCGCTGCTGTACGGCGCCGGCACGCTCGCGCTCGCGGTGCCGATGGGGGTGTTGCTGGCGGTGGTCTCGACCCGGGAGTTCCCCGGGAGCAAACTGATCGACACGCTGTCGATGGCGCCTTTCGCCGTCTCGGGCGTCGTCGTCGGCATCGGCCTGCTCCAGGGGCTGGTGTTCGGCACGACGCTGTTCGGCTACCGGTTCACCGTCACCGGCGCCGTCGCGGTCGTCGCCGCCCACGCCGTCGCCGCCTACCCGTTCGTGACGCGCAACGTCGCGCCGCTGCTGGCGACGATCGACCGCTCGATCGTGGAGTCCGCTCGAACGCTCGGCGCCTCCAGAACGCGAGTGCTGCTGGACATCGAACTCCCGCAGGTGTTCGCCGGCGTGCTCGCGGGCGCGGCCTTCGCGTTCGCGATCAGCGTCGGGGAGTTCGATTCGACGGTGATTTTGGCCAGCGGGAGCTCCGCGTACACCATGCCGGTGGCCATCGAGCGGTTCCTCGGGCGGCGACTCGGCCCCGCGACGGCGATGGGCTGTGTCCTGCTGGTCGTCACCGCCGTCAGCTTCCTCGTCATCGACTACTTCGGCGAGGGGAGGGGGATGTAG
- a CDS encoding SPFH domain-containing protein, whose protein sequence is MVIAPLQAGAVTGVVGLLFLFVVIAAVWQAVEIVDATEKKALTVFGEYRKLLEPGINFIPPFVSQTHAFDMRTQTLDVPRQEAITRDNSPVTADAVVYIKVMDARKAYLEVDDYKTAVSNLAQTTLRAVLGDMELDDTLNKRQEINARIRKELDEPTDEWGIRVESVEVREVNPSKDVQQAMEQQTSAERRRRAMILEAQGERRSAVEEAEGEKQSNIIRAQGEKQSQILEAQGDAISTVLRAKSAESMGERAIIDKGMETLENIGQGDSATFILPQELTSLVGRYGEHLTGSDVKSKESLGSLDFDEETREMLGLDDIENILGQIDEAAELDTEAMEQEAEKIMSGDTEPDIQSADDVVADADESEFVDDAEVETEESN, encoded by the coding sequence ATGGTTATCGCACCCCTCCAGGCGGGCGCCGTCACCGGCGTCGTCGGCCTGCTGTTCCTCTTCGTCGTCATCGCCGCGGTCTGGCAGGCCGTGGAGATCGTCGACGCGACGGAGAAGAAAGCTCTCACCGTGTTCGGCGAGTACCGCAAGCTGCTCGAACCGGGGATCAACTTCATCCCCCCCTTCGTCTCCCAGACCCACGCGTTCGACATGCGAACGCAGACGCTGGACGTCCCCCGACAGGAGGCGATCACGCGGGACAACTCCCCGGTCACCGCCGACGCGGTGGTGTACATCAAGGTGATGGACGCCCGGAAGGCGTACCTCGAAGTGGACGACTACAAGACCGCGGTCTCTAACCTCGCCCAGACCACCCTCCGTGCCGTACTGGGCGACATGGAGCTCGACGACACGCTCAACAAGCGCCAGGAGATCAACGCCCGGATCCGGAAGGAGCTGGACGAACCCACCGACGAGTGGGGGATCCGCGTCGAGAGCGTGGAGGTCCGCGAGGTCAACCCCTCGAAGGACGTCCAGCAGGCGATGGAGCAGCAGACCTCCGCCGAGCGCCGCCGCCGCGCCATGATCCTCGAAGCGCAGGGGGAGCGACGCTCCGCCGTCGAGGAGGCCGAGGGGGAGAAGCAGTCCAACATCATCCGCGCTCAGGGGGAGAAGCAGTCCCAGATCCTCGAGGCGCAGGGTGACGCGATCTCCACCGTCCTCCGCGCGAAATCCGCCGAGTCGATGGGCGAGCGCGCGATCATCGACAAGGGGATGGAGACGCTGGAGAACATCGGCCAGGGCGACTCCGCGACGTTCATCCTGCCCCAGGAGCTCACCTCGCTGGTCGGCCGCTACGGCGAGCATCTCACCGGCAGCGACGTGAAGAGCAAGGAGAGCCTCGGCTCGCTCGACTTCGACGAGGAGACCCGCGAGATGCTGGGCCTCGACGACATCGAGAACATCCTCGGCCAGATCGACGAGGCCGCCGAACTCGACACCGAGGCGATGGAGCAGGAGGCCGAGAAGATCATGTCCGGCGACACCGAGCCCGACATCCAGTCGGCCGACGACGTGGTCGCCGACGCCGACGAGTCCGAGTTCGTCGACGACGCGGAAGTCGAAACCGAGGAGTCCAACTAA
- a CDS encoding NfeD family protein: MLLQSGLLSPEMLPLLLVAAGIALSIAEALAPGAHFVVVGVSLLGAGLVGLLLGPIATPFVLAGLVLLFGIVTLYGYRELDIYGGKGQAQTSSSSDLKGQTARVTSRVTPSEGEVKVDNGGFNPYYSARTIEGEIPEGEEVMVIDPGGGNVITVESLGAVEGSIDRELERARAENARKEADERPDDVAEDVETEGDPTSDDAGSDDSADDDSGWTSRPDAEDEETERETEKN; the protein is encoded by the coding sequence ATGCTGCTCCAGTCCGGGCTGCTCAGCCCAGAGATGCTCCCCCTGCTGCTGGTCGCGGCGGGGATCGCGCTGTCGATCGCGGAGGCGCTGGCGCCGGGCGCCCACTTCGTCGTCGTCGGCGTCTCGCTGCTCGGGGCGGGCCTCGTCGGCCTGCTACTCGGCCCGATCGCGACGCCGTTCGTGCTCGCCGGCCTCGTGCTGCTGTTCGGGATCGTCACGCTGTACGGCTACCGCGAACTCGACATCTACGGCGGGAAGGGACAGGCCCAGACCAGCTCCTCCAGCGACCTGAAGGGCCAGACCGCCCGCGTCACCTCGCGGGTCACACCCAGCGAGGGCGAGGTCAAGGTCGACAACGGCGGCTTCAACCCCTACTACTCCGCCCGCACCATCGAGGGGGAGATCCCCGAGGGCGAGGAGGTGATGGTGATCGACCCCGGCGGCGGCAACGTGATCACCGTCGAGTCGCTGGGTGCCGTCGAGGGGAGTATCGACCGGGAACTCGAACGCGCCCGCGCCGAGAACGCCCGCAAGGAGGCCGACGAGCGGCCTGACGACGTGGCCGAGGACGTCGAAACCGAAGGAGATCCCACGTCCGACGACGCCGGGAGCGACGACAGCGCGGACGACGACTCAGGGTGGACCTCGCGGCCGGACGCCGAGGACGAGGAGACGGAGCGCGAGACCGAGAAGAACTGA
- the secF gene encoding protein translocase subunit SecF, with protein MDLPFGLPEVDYAEYSNRQLIAVPLAVLLVALLIIGGVWLTTGAPVGLGVEFTGGTEMRLGVDGENPQQQIRDEIDAQPANIQPVANSDRFIVTYGPDTDSARLEQQAEAAGFDVQSVDGTSPTFGNEAQIQAIGGIIVAFAGMSALVFAMFRTFVPSIAVVLSAFSDIVVPLALMNVLGIPLTLGSVAALLMIIGYSVDSDILLNNHVLRRQGGFYESAYRAMETGITMTLTSIAAMIVMTIVATAFGIGLLSSIGLILVFGLVTDLLNTYMLNMSLLRWWKFEGVNR; from the coding sequence GTGGATCTCCCCTTCGGGCTCCCGGAGGTCGACTACGCCGAGTACTCGAACCGACAGCTGATCGCGGTCCCGCTCGCGGTGCTGCTGGTGGCCCTCCTGATCATCGGCGGCGTCTGGCTCACGACCGGCGCGCCGGTCGGTCTCGGGGTCGAGTTCACCGGCGGCACGGAGATGCGCCTCGGCGTCGACGGCGAGAACCCACAGCAGCAGATCCGCGACGAGATCGACGCCCAGCCCGCCAACATCCAGCCGGTAGCGAACAGTGATCGCTTCATCGTGACCTACGGTCCCGACACAGACAGCGCACGACTGGAGCAACAGGCCGAGGCTGCCGGCTTCGACGTGCAGTCGGTCGACGGGACCTCCCCCACGTTCGGGAACGAGGCCCAGATCCAGGCGATCGGCGGCATCATCGTCGCGTTCGCGGGGATGAGCGCGCTCGTGTTCGCGATGTTCCGGACGTTCGTACCGAGCATCGCTGTCGTGCTGTCGGCGTTCTCGGACATCGTCGTCCCGCTGGCGCTGATGAACGTCCTCGGGATCCCGCTCACGCTGGGCTCGGTCGCCGCGCTACTGATGATCATCGGGTACTCCGTCGACTCGGATATCCTGCTCAACAACCACGTCCTCCGGCGACAGGGCGGGTTCTACGAGTCGGCGTACCGCGCGATGGAGACCGGGATCACGATGACGCTGACCTCCATCGCCGCGATGATCGTGATGACTATCGTCGCGACCGCGTTCGGGATCGGGCTGCTCTCCTCGATCGGGCTGATCCTCGTGTTCGGGCTCGTGACCGACCTGCTGAACACCTACATGCTCAACATGTCGCTGCTTCGCTGGTGGAAGTTCGAGGGGGTGAACCGCTGA
- a CDS encoding preprotein translocase subunit SecD: MARDEGGTWTKIKANWRVVLLVVIVLASVFALFSPMLEPTTRAGGEGGDVAESTGMTNLQYGIELSGGTRIQAPLVGVHATGVDVSNGTETRTIREEVAAGLANATTEDIAVRYPGEYGDITQRTTVVEVRTTNVTAAQLQSALNEAGYEPDNTYNRVSEVTQATAVTVLRQKVNEAGLSGGTVSTVGGNVIVVEVPNANQTAVRDLIESRGQVLVQAYHQNENGSYVRTTVMDAEDLAQVGNAERIEGSEFAEVGVVVADGSAQDVQQRFVDTGLAQEGGTDCRYRETPNDTDPCILIVQDGQVLNSFGVEEGLARPMRNGEWADDPRFRLTTGNLSTAQEVAINLRAGALPTQLDLDSNSMLYVDPSQSDRFKTDSLIAGIAAVLAVSGVVFARYRRVEVAGPMIVTALSEVVVLMGAAAAIGYPIDLSVIAGFVAAIGTGVDDLIIIADEVMSEGEVSSQRVFQSRFRKAFWVIGAAAATTIIALSPLAVLSLGQLRGFAIFTIMGVLVGVLITRPAYGDILRSLLTGEH, encoded by the coding sequence ATGGCCCGCGACGAGGGCGGCACGTGGACGAAGATCAAGGCGAACTGGCGGGTGGTGCTGCTGGTCGTCATCGTGCTCGCGAGCGTGTTCGCGCTGTTCTCGCCGATGCTCGAACCCACGACCCGGGCTGGCGGCGAGGGCGGCGACGTTGCCGAGAGCACCGGGATGACCAACCTCCAGTACGGGATCGAGCTCTCCGGCGGGACGCGCATCCAGGCGCCGCTGGTCGGCGTCCACGCGACGGGCGTCGACGTCTCGAACGGTACCGAGACGAGAACGATACGCGAGGAGGTTGCAGCCGGACTCGCCAACGCCACCACGGAGGACATCGCGGTGCGCTACCCCGGCGAGTACGGTGACATCACCCAGCGGACGACCGTGGTGGAGGTCCGGACCACTAACGTCACCGCGGCCCAGCTCCAGAGCGCGCTGAACGAGGCGGGCTACGAGCCCGACAACACGTACAACCGCGTCTCCGAGGTGACGCAGGCGACCGCGGTCACCGTCCTCCGGCAGAAGGTGAACGAGGCCGGGCTCTCGGGCGGGACCGTCAGCACCGTCGGCGGCAACGTGATCGTCGTCGAGGTGCCCAACGCCAACCAGACCGCGGTGCGTGACCTGATCGAGTCCCGCGGGCAGGTGCTGGTCCAGGCGTACCACCAGAACGAGAACGGTAGCTACGTCCGGACGACCGTGATGGATGCCGAGGACCTCGCACAGGTCGGGAACGCCGAGCGGATCGAGGGGAGCGAGTTCGCCGAAGTCGGCGTCGTCGTGGCCGACGGCAGCGCCCAGGATGTCCAGCAGCGGTTCGTCGACACCGGGCTGGCACAGGAGGGGGGCACCGACTGCCGCTACCGTGAGACACCCAACGACACCGACCCGTGTATCCTGATCGTGCAGGACGGCCAGGTGCTGAACTCCTTCGGCGTCGAGGAGGGGCTGGCTCGCCCGATGCGCAACGGCGAGTGGGCCGACGACCCCCGCTTCCGGCTGACGACCGGGAACCTCTCGACGGCCCAGGAGGTCGCGATCAACCTCCGCGCCGGCGCGCTGCCGACCCAGCTCGACCTCGACTCGAACTCGATGCTGTACGTCGACCCCTCGCAGTCCGATCGGTTCAAGACCGACTCGCTGATCGCCGGGATCGCGGCGGTGCTGGCGGTCAGCGGCGTCGTGTTCGCCCGCTACCGGCGCGTCGAGGTCGCGGGGCCGATGATCGTCACCGCGCTCTCGGAGGTGGTGGTGCTGATGGGCGCCGCCGCCGCGATCGGCTACCCGATCGATCTCTCGGTGATCGCCGGCTTCGTCGCGGCGATCGGGACCGGGGTTGACGACCTGATCATCATCGCCGACGAGGTGATGAGCGAGGGCGAGGTGAGCAGCCAGCGGGTGTTCCAGAGCCGCTTCCGCAAGGCGTTCTGGGTGATCGGCGCCGCGGCGGCGACGACGATCATCGCGCTCTCGCCGCTGGCGGTGCTCTCGCTCGGCCAGCTCCGCGGGTTCGCGATCTTCACGATCATGGGCGTGCTCGTGGGTGTGCTGATCACCCGGCCGGCGTACGGCGACATCCTGCGCTCGCTGCTGACCGGCGAGCACTAG
- a CDS encoding methylated-DNA--[protein]-cysteine S-methyltransferase, translating to MRVEIHGDAYDLDADRVAEGEAEIRRQLDAYAAGDRETFDLTVDYPESHLGDVMRAMAAIPYGETRTYGDLAADLDSGAVAVGQACGANPLPIVVPCHRVVGSDDHGGFSAAGGVDAKRRLLAFERGETLERF from the coding sequence ATGCGTGTCGAGATCCACGGCGACGCTTACGACCTCGACGCCGACCGCGTCGCCGAGGGGGAGGCAGAGATCCGCCGCCAGCTCGACGCGTACGCGGCCGGCGACCGCGAGACGTTCGACCTGACCGTCGACTACCCCGAGAGCCATCTCGGCGACGTGATGCGCGCGATGGCCGCGATTCCCTACGGCGAAACCCGCACGTACGGCGACCTCGCAGCCGACCTCGACTCCGGCGCCGTCGCGGTGGGGCAGGCCTGCGGCGCCAACCCGCTCCCGATCGTCGTCCCCTGTCACCGCGTGGTCGGTAGCGACGACCACGGCGGCTTCTCCGCGGCGGGCGGCGTCGACGCGAAGCGGCGGCTGCTGGCGTTCGAGCGCGGCGAGACGCTGGAGCGCTTCTAG